In a single window of the Amycolatopsis sp. cg5 genome:
- a CDS encoding LuxR C-terminal-related transcriptional regulator: MTETRIVLVADDSFVRGGIGAILGSEPTFRIVGEAGTLREACALGARLEPSLFVIDIGSLKDNIVETVKELSASGRSGPIPVVLLLGADTAQLDLDVLRLGGCAIIRRRTAAAELVAAVRMVAAGYLPIERALAERLALTLPQLDTHAQASAQLTKREREVFLLIARGMSNAEIAAALTVASSTVKSHVQDIFRKLGLRDRVQAVIYAYESTMALSGSVG, encoded by the coding sequence ATGACGGAAACTCGCATAGTGCTGGTCGCGGACGACTCGTTCGTCCGTGGTGGCATCGGCGCGATCCTCGGCAGCGAGCCGACGTTCCGGATCGTGGGTGAAGCGGGCACGCTGCGCGAGGCCTGCGCGCTGGGCGCGCGGCTGGAGCCGTCGCTGTTCGTGATCGACATCGGCTCGCTCAAGGACAACATCGTCGAGACCGTGAAGGAGCTGAGCGCGAGCGGCCGCTCCGGCCCGATCCCGGTCGTCCTGCTCCTCGGCGCCGACACCGCCCAGCTCGACCTCGACGTGCTCCGCCTCGGCGGCTGCGCGATCATCCGGCGCCGCACCGCCGCGGCCGAGCTCGTCGCCGCCGTCCGCATGGTCGCGGCGGGCTACCTCCCGATCGAGCGCGCACTCGCCGAGCGGCTGGCCCTCACCCTCCCCCAGCTCGACACGCACGCCCAGGCGAGCGCCCAGCTGACCAAACGCGAGCGCGAGGTCTTCCTCCTGATCGCCCGCGGCATGTCCAACGCCGAGATCGCGGCCGCACTCACCGTGGCCAGCTCGACGGTGAAGTCACACGTGCAGGACATCTTCAGAAAGCTCGGCCTCCGCGACCGCGTCCAGGCCGTCATCTACGCCTACGAATCGACCATGGCATTGAGCGGGAGTGTGGGATGA
- a CDS encoding thioesterase II family protein gives MTGRWLLRKPSIDASARVFCFPYSGMGASMFSRWPRSLGDIDICLIQPPGRENRSREPHFGDYASFASAVLDHLEPYLDVPFAFFGHCAGALPAFETAHELAARGLPTPSRLFVSAQVAPHDCPHDRFLDLTDAELKAELENLAVLRGGSPHPALIELALEVLHQDLEVNRVYQRSAPVSTPSPITVLHWSDDVEVTATQLEGWKDYSATTDFVTLPGGHYEFLAAPDALLTLLSSALT, from the coding sequence ATGACCGGACGTTGGCTGCTGCGCAAACCCTCCATCGACGCTTCGGCACGCGTCTTCTGCTTCCCCTACTCGGGGATGGGCGCCTCAATGTTCTCCCGCTGGCCACGCTCACTCGGCGACATCGACATCTGCCTGATCCAGCCACCAGGCCGCGAGAACCGCTCCCGCGAGCCGCACTTCGGCGACTACGCGTCGTTCGCCTCGGCCGTGCTCGACCACCTGGAGCCGTACCTGGACGTTCCGTTCGCGTTCTTCGGACACTGCGCGGGCGCACTGCCGGCCTTCGAGACCGCACACGAGCTCGCCGCGCGCGGCCTGCCGACGCCTTCGCGGCTCTTCGTCTCGGCCCAGGTGGCGCCGCACGACTGTCCGCACGACCGCTTCCTGGACCTGACCGACGCCGAACTCAAGGCAGAGCTGGAAAACCTGGCCGTGCTCCGAGGCGGCTCCCCGCACCCGGCCCTGATCGAACTCGCGCTCGAAGTGCTACATCAGGATCTTGAGGTCAACCGCGTCTACCAACGCTCCGCTCCGGTCTCGACCCCCAGCCCGATCACCGTGCTGCACTGGTCCGACGACGTCGAAGTCACGGCCACCCAACTGGAGGGCTGGAAAGACTACTCAGCCACGACCGACTTCGTAACCCTCCCCGGTGGCCACTACGAGTTCCTCGCGGCACCCGACGCCTTACTCACCTTGCTCTCCAGCGCCCTAACCTGA
- a CDS encoding DUF222 domain-containing protein — translation MSTTETLADAPPQWWRVGKDALMLDYVALEQEKRRLDAKQGQILAEIESRGVREVTGYAALSQWVAKCARVKTSEANARVKRARDLNQRRDGATETPAFAPYTATAAAEGDLGADQIDAVLKALHALPTTMTAEEREGGEKILTDLAAVGDLNEIPVAGKRLLDQIDPDGPEPRDPEPAERGNELQYITHRDGSHGVKVRIDSETLARLKALLDPLAKPRAATDEEGPDTRSQWERNGDAFATFVRLGMAHPDIPTQAGESVHVVVTVSLEDLKTGLGRACLDLVGDISAAEARRMACECKVIPATLGAHGEPLDLGRAQRLASPALRRALAIRDRGCAFPGCTEPQQRCTAHHIVHWAHHGETEIHNLVLLCARHHRLIHHSDWKVRMAYDNHPEFIPPKFIDAAQTPRRNTMHTTRT, via the coding sequence ATGTCCACCACCGAGACACTTGCCGACGCGCCACCGCAGTGGTGGCGCGTCGGCAAGGACGCGCTCATGCTGGACTACGTTGCCCTCGAACAAGAAAAGCGCCGTTTGGACGCGAAGCAGGGGCAGATTCTCGCGGAGATTGAATCCCGCGGTGTGCGGGAAGTGACCGGCTATGCGGCGCTCTCGCAGTGGGTGGCGAAATGCGCCCGGGTGAAAACGTCGGAGGCGAACGCGCGGGTCAAACGAGCCCGCGACTTGAACCAGCGTCGTGATGGCGCCACCGAGACTCCCGCGTTCGCGCCCTATACCGCGACCGCTGCTGCCGAAGGGGATCTGGGTGCGGATCAGATCGACGCAGTGTTGAAGGCCTTGCATGCCCTGCCGACCACGATGACCGCCGAAGAGCGGGAAGGTGGGGAGAAGATCCTCACCGACCTGGCTGCCGTCGGCGATCTGAATGAGATTCCTGTGGCAGGGAAACGACTGCTCGACCAGATCGATCCCGACGGACCAGAACCCCGCGATCCGGAACCTGCCGAACGTGGGAACGAGTTGCAGTACATCACCCACCGCGATGGCAGCCATGGTGTGAAGGTCCGTATCGACTCCGAAACCCTCGCCCGTCTGAAGGCCCTTCTCGATCCTTTGGCGAAACCTCGCGCGGCCACCGATGAGGAAGGCCCGGACACTCGCTCGCAGTGGGAACGCAACGGCGACGCCTTCGCCACCTTCGTGCGCCTGGGCATGGCCCACCCGGACATCCCCACCCAAGCCGGGGAGTCGGTGCATGTGGTGGTGACGGTGTCGCTGGAAGACCTCAAAACCGGTCTCGGCCGGGCGTGCCTGGACTTGGTCGGCGATATCTCCGCCGCCGAAGCCCGACGGATGGCATGTGAATGCAAAGTCATCCCCGCCACCCTTGGTGCGCATGGGGAACCGCTTGACCTCGGCCGGGCCCAGCGGCTCGCGTCTCCGGCGCTACGCCGAGCCTTGGCGATCAGGGACCGAGGCTGCGCGTTCCCTGGATGCACGGAGCCGCAGCAACGCTGCACCGCTCACCACATTGTCCACTGGGCACACCACGGCGAGACCGAGATCCACAACCTCGTGCTGCTCTGCGCGCGGCATCACCGGCTGATCCACCACAGCGACTGGAAAGTCCGGATGGCCTACGACAACCACCCCGAATTCATCCCGCCAAAGTTCATCGACGCCGCCCAGACACCCCGCCGCAACACCATGCACACCACCCGAACCTGA
- a CDS encoding TIGR00730 family Rossman fold protein, producing the protein MLPKYRRIGVFCGAKPSKPQYLALAEEFGTWLGASGMDLVYGGGSTGLMGAVASSARDAGSYVTGVVPHHLLGAEGDQPPQVELVVVRSMHERKALMYRLSDAFVTLPGGMGTLDELMEISTWAKLDLHSKPVIVLNAGGFFDGLLGLLDHAVREGMMSPADRALVRDVTTIEAIAEVLESPSDSKTLAATA; encoded by the coding sequence ATGCTTCCGAAATATCGGCGGATCGGCGTGTTCTGCGGCGCCAAGCCGAGCAAACCCCAATACCTCGCACTGGCCGAGGAATTCGGAACCTGGCTCGGCGCGTCCGGCATGGACCTGGTCTACGGTGGCGGCAGCACCGGGTTGATGGGAGCGGTCGCCTCCTCCGCCCGCGACGCGGGCTCGTACGTGACCGGCGTGGTCCCGCACCACCTCCTCGGCGCGGAGGGCGACCAGCCCCCGCAGGTCGAACTCGTCGTGGTCCGTTCAATGCACGAGCGCAAAGCGTTGATGTACCGCCTGTCCGACGCCTTCGTCACACTGCCCGGCGGCATGGGCACCCTCGACGAGCTGATGGAGATCTCGACCTGGGCCAAGCTCGACCTGCACAGCAAGCCGGTGATCGTCTTGAATGCGGGCGGCTTCTTCGACGGCCTACTCGGCCTGCTCGACCACGCGGTCCGCGAAGGCATGATGTCCCCGGCGGACCGAGCCCTGGTCCGCGACGTAACCACGATCGAAGCCATCGCCGAAGTCCTGGAGTCACCCTCGGACTCCAAGACCCTGGCTGCCACGGCCTAA
- a CDS encoding Zn-dependent hydrolase has translation MSSLRISPQRLLNDLAELATFGGRDDGGVDRIAGSPADLASRTWLANRITSAGLESWTDPIGNVFGKQRGSRGPWLLTGSHTDTVPAAGRLDGAYGALAAIEVLRTLHEAGHPSAAALQTVAFWDEEGVLPTSNGGLVGSTALSVSEHIKEITGYVELHIEQGPRMEDAGLELAVVDGIVGVDRYLLVIRGEANHAGTTPMINRHDAGRAASKIAAHLWETADEVDETMVVNVGAMEFHPGVPNVVPGEAHLTVEFRAASEFALLAAGDRTLALTRRIGREQKCSVEVSRLSHKPVVRFDESYVDLIHETCVRQGVPTGRLVSFAGHDASVISSKVPTAMLFVPSTGGISHSPAEHTDDEYLVQGAQVLLETLVKIEQTLPKPVYLH, from the coding sequence ATGAGCTCATTGCGGATTTCTCCCCAGCGGCTGCTCAACGACCTAGCGGAGCTCGCCACCTTCGGCGGGCGCGACGACGGCGGCGTCGACCGGATCGCGGGCTCGCCCGCCGACCTGGCGTCACGGACCTGGCTGGCCAACCGGATCACCTCGGCGGGCCTGGAATCGTGGACCGACCCGATCGGCAACGTCTTCGGCAAGCAGCGCGGGTCACGCGGTCCATGGCTGCTCACCGGCTCGCACACCGACACCGTGCCTGCGGCCGGCCGCCTCGACGGCGCGTACGGCGCGCTCGCGGCCATCGAAGTGCTGCGGACCCTGCACGAAGCCGGGCACCCGTCGGCGGCGGCGCTGCAGACGGTCGCGTTCTGGGACGAGGAAGGTGTGCTGCCGACGTCCAATGGCGGTCTCGTGGGTTCGACGGCGCTGAGCGTCAGCGAGCACATCAAGGAGATCACCGGCTACGTCGAACTGCACATCGAGCAGGGACCGCGGATGGAGGACGCCGGCCTCGAGCTCGCGGTCGTGGACGGCATCGTCGGCGTCGACCGGTACCTGCTGGTCATCCGCGGCGAGGCCAACCACGCGGGCACCACCCCGATGATCAACCGCCACGACGCGGGGCGCGCGGCGTCGAAGATCGCCGCCCACCTGTGGGAGACCGCCGACGAGGTCGACGAGACCATGGTCGTCAACGTCGGCGCGATGGAGTTCCACCCCGGCGTCCCGAACGTGGTGCCCGGCGAGGCACACCTGACGGTCGAGTTCCGCGCGGCCTCGGAGTTCGCCTTGCTGGCCGCTGGCGACCGGACACTGGCGCTGACCCGCCGCATCGGCCGCGAGCAGAAATGCTCGGTCGAGGTCTCCCGCCTGTCCCACAAGCCGGTGGTGCGCTTCGACGAGTCCTATGTGGACTTGATACACGAGACCTGCGTGCGCCAGGGCGTCCCGACCGGCAGGCTCGTCAGCTTCGCCGGCCACGACGCGAGCGTCATCAGCTCCAAGGTCCCGACGGCCATGCTCTTCGTCCCCAGCACCGGCGGCATCAGCCATTCGCCCGCCGAGCACACCGACGACGAATATCTGGTCCAAGGCGCCCAGGTATTACTGGAAACACTGGTCAAAATCGAGCAGACCCTGCCGAAACCCGTTTACCTTCACTAG
- a CDS encoding TauD/TfdA family dioxygenase, producing the protein MTLSLDSGTFVLDTGEQSEMELLAKQLTTVAPGRVDDLEWIAAARDFSCHLPGRLREHLRRFRADPGPHGVLHLRNLPVRPDVPTPSVPGSVERNATLSAAVLTLCMLSLGEVIAFRNEKSGALVQNVVPVPGQEAHQSNAGSIMLEMHVENVHHEHRPDFVSLLCLRNDHEDQAGLQVASIRDALPLLSPVQRRILGEPRFESTPPSSFGGAGGNPVHAVLNGAYDDPDIRVDFCNTRPTDEAAAAAFLALRNAIEVVRTKIVLSAGDLAVVDNRVTLHGRTAFVPRYDGQDRWLQRAFVHVDHRRSRFIRDDNGNVLT; encoded by the coding sequence ATGACTCTGTCTTTGGATTCCGGCACCTTCGTACTCGACACCGGCGAACAGTCCGAAATGGAACTGCTGGCCAAGCAGCTCACCACGGTCGCGCCCGGCCGGGTCGACGACCTCGAGTGGATCGCCGCCGCCCGCGACTTCTCCTGCCACCTCCCGGGACGGCTGCGCGAGCATCTCCGGCGCTTCCGTGCCGACCCCGGCCCGCACGGCGTGCTCCACCTGCGCAACCTGCCGGTCCGCCCCGACGTCCCGACGCCCAGCGTTCCCGGCTCCGTCGAGCGGAACGCGACGCTGTCCGCGGCCGTGCTGACGCTCTGCATGCTCTCGCTCGGCGAGGTCATCGCGTTCCGCAACGAGAAGTCCGGCGCGCTGGTGCAGAACGTGGTCCCGGTGCCCGGCCAGGAGGCGCACCAGAGCAACGCCGGGTCGATCATGCTGGAGATGCACGTCGAGAACGTGCACCACGAGCACCGGCCCGACTTCGTCTCGCTGCTCTGCCTGCGCAACGACCACGAAGACCAGGCGGGCTTACAGGTCGCGTCCATTCGGGACGCCTTGCCGTTGCTTTCCCCGGTGCAGCGCCGAATACTCGGTGAACCGAGGTTCGAGTCGACGCCGCCGTCGTCGTTCGGCGGCGCGGGCGGCAACCCGGTGCACGCGGTGCTGAACGGCGCCTACGACGATCCCGACATCCGCGTGGACTTCTGCAACACGCGCCCGACGGACGAGGCCGCCGCAGCCGCGTTCCTGGCGCTGCGCAACGCCATCGAGGTGGTGCGGACCAAGATCGTGCTGTCGGCCGGTGACCTCGCGGTCGTCGACAACCGGGTCACCCTGCACGGGCGCACCGCCTTCGTCCCGCGCTATGACGGGCAGGACCGCTGGCTGCAGCGGGCTTTCGTCCATGTCGATCACCGCCGGTCGCGGTTCATCCGCGACGACAACGGTAACGTCCTTACCTGA